One region of Octopus sinensis linkage group LG30, ASM634580v1, whole genome shotgun sequence genomic DNA includes:
- the LOC115226485 gene encoding zinc finger protein OZF-like, whose translation MENVDHLDTCNTPVNNTDTVRETDGDEKGENGSVPEYRCEICRKTFSSEDEVVTHKEIHSKKRPVHCETCGKSFLSKSHLVVHKRSHTGEKPFKCEICEKTFSQNSHLQNHRRSHSGEKPYRCETCGKFFTQNSHLLVHKRSHTGERPFHCEICKKSFTQNSHFLYHKRCHTGEKPFHCEICKKSFISRGNLTAHERIHASEKPYQCEICGRAFAFEPDLKKHNRLHAMEKPFHCEICGKSFPQKSHVVVHKRSHTGEKPFKCEICEKCYACKKTLILHGRVHSGKQPFKCEICGKSFSSSTNLAIHIRIHTGEKPFRCEICGKPYGSGSALIQHRRAHTGEKPFHCEICGKYFASLSDLKIHKRLHTGEEAPFHCEICGKSFNWNSHLIEHERYHTGEKRFQCEICGQSFTQKCRLVEHGRYHTGERPFHCEVCGKCFVSSNKLKNHQRIHSRRKPFDCET comes from the coding sequence ATGGAGAACGTTGATCACTTGGACACGTGTAACACACCTGTTAACAATACAGATACAGTTAGAGAGACAGACGGAGATGAAAAAGGTGAAAATGGAAGCGTTCCTGAATATCGCTGCGAGATTTGTCGGAAGACATTCTCTTCAGAAGATGAAGTcgtcacacacaaagaaatacacagtAAAAAGAGACCGGTTCATTGTGAGACGTGTGGAAAATCATTTCTTAGTAAATCACATCTCGTAGTTCACAAGCGTAGCCACACTGGCGAAAAACCATTCAAATGTGAAATATGTGAGAAAACTTTCAGTCAGAATTCTCACCTTCAGAACCACAGACGTAGTCACAGTGGAGAAAAGCCTTACCGTTGTGAGACATGTGGGAAATTTTTCACTCAGAATTCTCACCTTTTGGTTCACAAACGAAGTCACACTGGAGAAAGACCGTTCCATTGTGAAATATGTAAGAAGTCTTTCACTCAGAATTCTCATTTTCTTTACCATAAACGTTgtcacactggagaaaaaccattccATTGTGAAATATGTAAGAAGTCTTTTATTTCTCGTGGCAACTTAACAGCGCATGAAAGAATACACGCTTCTGAAAAACCTTACCAGTGTGAAATATGTGGCAGAGCTTTTGCGTTTGAACCGGATTTAAAGAAACACAACAGGCTGCACGCCATGGAGAAACCTTTCCattgtgaaatatgtggaaaGTCTTTCCCTCAGAAATCTCACGTTGTAGTTCACAAACGTagccatactggagaaaaaccgttCAAGTGTGAAATATGTGAGAAATGTTATGCATGTAAAAAGACATTAATTTTGCATGGAAGAGTTCACAGTGGCAAGCAACCATTCAAGTGTGAGATATGTGGGAAATCTTTTAGTTCGAGCACCAATCTAGCAatacacatacgaatacacacgGGAGAAAAACCATTCCGTTGCGAAATATGCGGGAAACCTTATGGTTCTGGTAGCGCCCTAATACAACACCGAAGGGCACACACCGGGGAAAAACCTTtccattgtgaaatctgtgggaaatATTTTGCCTCTCTTAGTGATTTGAAGATTCACAAAAGATTACATACAGGAGAAGAAGCACCAttccactgtgaaatctgtggaaaaTCTTTTAACTGGAATTCTCATCTAATTGAGCACGAACGTTATCACACGGGGGAAAAACGTTTTCAGTGCGAAATCTGTGGACAATCGTTCACTCAGAAATGTCGTTTAGTTGAACACGGACGCTACCATACAGGAGAAAGACCATTCCACTGTGAAGTATGTGGGAAATGTTTTGTGTCTTCTAATAAATTAAAGAATCATCAAAGGATTCACTCTCGAAGGAAACCTTTCGACTGTGAAACGTGA
- the LOC115226633 gene encoding zinc finger protein 420-like, translating to METVDHLDTIVLNDTDTDRETDGDEKTVNGEVFTKERSRQGNITEYKCDVCRKTFPSEQEVFKHKEIHNKEKAYNCEICGKYFVSEDVLTKHKRIHTGARLFHCEICGKSFINNSDLVLHTRSHTGEKPFKCEICAKSFVCKSVLKIHERIHSGGKLFHCEICQKYFLSNSDLNRHKRIHSGEKPFSCEICGRSFLNNSDLVLHTRRHTGEKPFKCEICAKSFICKSELTFHKRLHTGEKLLHCEICGKSFADKPCLVEHQRSDTGENPYRCEVCEKSFSDNSLLVVHKRSHAEEKPFHEIFGEPFVGNSLLNTCKLNDSGRKLLRCEICRKCFTQNSTLVRHQQSHTGEKPYRCEICGTLFAYNGNLTKHKRIHSGVKPFRCQICGKTFVCGSDLTRHERLHTGEKPFHCEICGKSFSQNSHLICHKRGHTGEKPFLCEVCGKSFFQSYHLVIHKRVHTREKLFHCEICGTSFVSNSILTKHQRRHIGEKPFGCQICGKSFNYSSSLTKHRRIHTGEKPFRCEICGKSFATSSNLTQHKRIHRGRKSLNCGI from the exons ATGGAGACCGTTGATCACTTGGACACAATTGTTTTGAACGATACagatacagatagagagacagacgggGATGAGAAAACTGTTAATGGTGAAGTATTTACTAAAGAAAGATCGAGACAGGGAAATATCACCGAATATAAATGTGATGTTTGTAGGAAGACATTCCCTTCGGAGCAAGAAGTCTttaaacacaaagaaatacacaataAGGAAAAAGCCTATAATTGTGAAATATGTGGGAAATATTTTGTCTCTGAAGATGTCTTAACGAAACACAAACGGATACACACTGGAGCAAGACTGTTTCATTGTGAGATCTGCGGGAAATCATTCATTAACAATTCTGATCTTGTTCTACACACTCGTAGTCACACTGGGGAGAAACCATTCAAGTGTGAAATTTGTGCAAAATCATTTGTCTGTAAAAGTGTACTAAAAATTCACGAAAGAATCCACTCTGGAGGAAAATTATTTCATTGTGAAAtttgtcagaaatattttttatctaaCAGTGATTTAAACAGACATAAACGAATCCATAGTGGTGAGAAACCGTTTAGTTGTGAGATCTGCGGGAGATCATTTCTTAACAATTCTGATCTTGTTCTACACACACGTCGTCACACTGGGGAGAAACCATTCAAGTGTGAAATCTGTGCAAAatcatttatctgtaaaagtgAGCTAACATTTCACAAAAGACTCCACACTGGAGAAAAATTACTCCATTGTGAAATAT GTGGAAAATCATTTGCTGATAAACCATGCCTCGTTGAACACCAACGTAGTGACACTGGAGAAAATCCCTACCGTTGTGAAGTGTGTGAGAAATCTTTCTCCGATAATTCTCTTCTTGTTGTTCACAAACGAAGTCACGCTGAAGAGAAGCCTTTCCATGAAATATTTGGGGAACCCTTCGTTGGTAACAGCCTCTTAAATACGTGCAAATTGAATGACTCTGGACGAAAACTGCTTCGCTGTGAAATATGCAGGAAGTGTTTCACTCAAAATTCTACTCTTGTCAGACATCAGCAGAGTCACACTGGGGAAAAACCGTATCGTTGTGAAATATGCGGCACATTGTTTGCCTACAATGGCAACTTAACAAAACACAAACGAATCCATTCAGGAGTGAAACCATTTCGCTGTCAAATCTGTGGGAAAACTTTCGTTTGTGGCAGTGACTTAACGAGGCATGAACGACTGCATACTGGGGAGAAACCTTTCCACTGTGAAATATGCGGAAAATCTTTTTCTCAGAATTCCCATCTCATATGTCACAAACGTGGCCATACTGGAGAAAAGCCTTTCCTCTGCGAAGTATGTGGAAAATCTTTTTTTCAGAGTTATCATCTTGTAATTCACAAACGTGTCCACACAAGAGAAAAACTTTTCCACTGTGAAATCTGCGGGACATCGTTTGTGTCTAACAGTATCTTAACGAAACACCAAAGAAGACATATAGGGGAGAAACCATTTGGCTGTCAGATATGTGGGAAATCTTTTAATTATAGCAGTAGCTTAACGAAGCATAGAAGAATccatacaggggaaaaacctttccgctgtgaaatctgtggaaaaTCTTTTGCCACTAGCAGTAACTTAACACAACACAAAAGGATTCACAGAGGAAGGAAATCTCTTAACTGTGGAATATGA